The genomic interval ATGGGCTGACTCCAAGCTCGCAGCCGCCCACCTCCTCGCTGCCGTCAACGATCTCAAGGCGCTCGGCTGCTACGCGCTCGAGTATCCGAAGGCGAACCCGTCGTTCCACATCAACGGTTCGCGACACGCCGCGACCGGCTACGGCGGTCGCGCGTGCGCGTGCGACGTCAACCGCGACCCCCGCGGTCCGAACAGCGAAGACGAGCGCGCATGGTTCGAGAAGGTCGGCCAGCACATCGCATGGGGCCACGGCCTGTCCGTGACGTGCGGCATCTATGGCTACGTCGAGAACCACTCCGGCGCGAACATGCATTTGCACATCGACGACGGCCCCTGGTCGAACGTCGGCGACAAGCGCGGCGTGTTCCGCACCCCGAAGGCAGCGCGGCCTACCCTGCCCGCATGGCCCGTGCGCGCGTTCCAGAAGGCACACGGCCTCGTCGTCGACGGCATCCCCGGCAAGCTCACCATCTCCGCGCTGCAGAAGCTCGTCGGCGCGAAGGTCGACGGCATCGCGGGCCGCGAGACGTGGAGCAAGGTGCAGGCGAAGGTCGGTGCAGTCGTTGACGGCATCCCTGGCGGCGAGACGTACTTCAAGCTCGGCGTCGCCATCGAAGGAGGCGAGCTGTGACGAGCACGGACAAGATGCCGACCACGAAGGTAGCGGCCGGCGGTGCGGTCGGTTTCATTACGGCCCTGATCATGTGGGCGATCACCGCGTCCGGCGTCAGCGTGCCCGACGCGGTGATCGCGGGTATCCCCTGGCTCGCTGGCGTCATCGCCGCGTACCTCACCCCGGACAAGCTCGTCGAGTACGGGCGAATCCTGCGCGACAGCGAGGACGAGCATGCACGCGGTGGCCGTCACGCCGACAACGGCAACGGCATCCCCGACGACGCGGGCGACCACCTGCAGGTCATCCCCCCCGACCAGACGGCGAGCGATACCAAAGCCGACGCTGCACGCTGACTCTCACTCTCACACTTCAGTCGCACTCTGGTGCAACTCTGAGTGAGAGTGAGAGCCCGACGCTGCTGGTACGCTGTAGCCCTACCGTGCAAAGTAGAGCACCCCGGCATCCGCCAGGTGCAACGAAGCGCCCCCCACCTCATCGCGAGGTGGGGGGCGCTTTTCGTGCGTCTACAGCACCCGCTCCACTCTCACGCCAGCGAGCGCCGACACCGGCACGCCATCCGCGCGCACGTACACGCGATCGCCCGAGCGCATCACCGACTCGACCACGACGACGTCACCATCCATGACGACACGGTCGCCCGCGCGCAGATCAGCCGCCGTCACGACCTCGACGTCCTGCGAGACCTCGCCCTCAGCGGGCGGCGTCGGCGTGGGGTGGGAGTCGATGTCCATCAGGGCGCGTCCTTCTTCTCGAGCTGCTTCGTCGCCTTCGTCAGCAGCTTCCCGACCTTGTCGATGCCCTTCCGGCGGATGTCCAACTCCGTCCGAATGTAATGCGCGTCGGTGACCTCCGGGTTCTCCTGCCCCAGAATGTCCGCGATGATGCGTGACGGCACGCCAGCGTCGGAGAGCATGCTGCCTGTCGTCTTGCGGCACGAGTGCACCGACACGGGCTCAGCGATCCGTGCGAGGCGCTGATGGTTCTTCCACTTCCGCGAGTCGACTCCGGTGTTGGCGGGGCCGAACACTAGGCCCGTTCGCGGGCTACCAGCCTCCACCCAGTAAGCGTGCAGGTCGGCATACAGGTCGTTCATCATCGGCACGCTGCGCACCGACCGCGCCGTCTTCGGAGTCTGCAGGATGTACTCGCCGCCGACGTACGCCTGAGCCTGACGCACGTGGATGGCGCGCGCCGCCCAGTCGACGTGCTCCCAGTCCAAGCCGAGCGCCTCGCCCTGACGCAGCCCACCGAGCAACGCCACCGACCAGCGAGCAACCTCCTTCGGTTCGCGGTTCTTGCGCAGCCATGCGAGGACGGTCGCGCATTCGGCCACGCTGAGCCGCCGAATCTCGGGCGGCCCGGTCGTCTTCGGCGGCTCAACGTTGTCGCACGGATTCCGCTCGATTTTGCCCTCCATCGTGGCGACCTTCAGGCAGCGCGACAGGATGACGTGAACCTGGCGGATCGTCGCTGTCGAGTACTCGCGCTCAGCGAGGTCCGCGTAGAAGGCGCGCACGTGCTCGGGCTTGATGTCACGAAGCCGGCGTTGCCCGAGCGCCGGGATGATGTGCTGCTCCATCTTCGAGCGGTGCGACTGCAGTGTCGTCGGCTTCACCCTGGTCGTGCAGATCTCGTCGAGCCAGTACCGGCCCCACACCGACAGCTTGGTAGCTCCGCCGGCGCCGACACCTCGTGCGACTTCGGACTTGAGCTTCTCGACCTTCTTCAGCAGCTCCTTGTGAGTTGGCGCGCTGACGGATCGGGTGCCGCCACCGTCGAGCTTCATCGTGAAGACCTCGACGCCGTTGGGCCGAGTCCAGTAGGTTCCTTCGCCGCGGCGTCTGCGTGGCCGCGTGCGGTGGTCGTCGTCCGTCATTTTCACCCCGTGCTGTTGTCTATCTGTTGTCTATCGCACGCTGTCAGACGCTAGCGTGCGCCACCGACAACCCGGCAGGGTGAGACGTATTCCGTTGCAGTGCAACGCTTTTCGAGACTCGCTTCGGCTGACCAAAGATCGTTCGAGAGGATTATGAGTCCCCTGCTCTGACCAGCTGAGCTACCGCCCCTCGCCCGCTCGTCGCGGGCCGCAAGAGAGTTTAACCCCCGTGACGTGGGGTTACCCACGTGGCGTCAGCCGACCAACTGTGCGGCGGCGTCGGAGTCGGATCGTCCGGTGCGCCCCGATTCGTCGATGAGTGCAGAAGCTGCGGCGACGACGTCCTGCGACATCGCCTCGACGCCGAGGTCGGCGCAGATGGTTTCGGTGGCGCCGCGCCCGCCGATGAGGAGGCGGTAGGAGCGCGCGAGGTCACGCAGCTCGTCGAGCGAGCGACGGAACGTCGTGTCACGCGTCGCAGCCATGACGACGAGATCGGGCTGCAGGATCGAGCACGCCTGCGCAAGATCAGCGACAGGCGTCTCCTGGCCGATGTAGCGAATACGCCACCCCGAGCGCGCGAGAAGCACCCCGAGCACGAGCAGTGGAAAGTCGTGCTGCTCCCCCGGCGGGCAGGCGAGGACGACGAGGGGCCCGTCACCATCGGCCCACATGAGGCTGTAGCTGTCGAGGCGACGGCGGATGAGTTGCGTCGCGAAGTGCTCGTGCGCGACGGACACCTCACCCCGCTCCCAACGCCCGCCCAACTGCACGAGGAACGGCATGAGGCCGTCACGCAAGGCTTCCTCGAGCCGATGCGACGACAGCAGCCGATCCAGC from Dermacoccus nishinomiyaensis carries:
- a CDS encoding peptidoglycan-binding domain-containing protein, encoding MVDSAWADSKLAAAHLLAAVNDLKALGCYALEYPKANPSFHINGSRHAATGYGGRACACDVNRDPRGPNSEDERAWFEKVGQHIAWGHGLSVTCGIYGYVENHSGANMHLHIDDGPWSNVGDKRGVFRTPKAARPTLPAWPVRAFQKAHGLVVDGIPGKLTISALQKLVGAKVDGIAGRETWSKVQAKVGAVVDGIPGGETYFKLGVAIEGGEL
- a CDS encoding tyrosine-type recombinase/integrase — translated: MTDDDHRTRPRRRRGEGTYWTRPNGVEVFTMKLDGGGTRSVSAPTHKELLKKVEKLKSEVARGVGAGGATKLSVWGRYWLDEICTTRVKPTTLQSHRSKMEQHIIPALGQRRLRDIKPEHVRAFYADLAEREYSTATIRQVHVILSRCLKVATMEGKIERNPCDNVEPPKTTGPPEIRRLSVAECATVLAWLRKNREPKEVARWSVALLGGLRQGEALGLDWEHVDWAARAIHVRQAQAYVGGEYILQTPKTARSVRSVPMMNDLYADLHAYWVEAGSPRTGLVFGPANTGVDSRKWKNHQRLARIAEPVSVHSCRKTTGSMLSDAGVPSRIIADILGQENPEVTDAHYIRTELDIRRKGIDKVGKLLTKATKQLEKKDAP
- a CDS encoding MerR family transcriptional regulator; this encodes MSTHVEGLQIGELAERVGVSTHTLRAWERRYGILKPSRTTGGYRVYSELDVRRVSAVLGLREQGVSIAEAARRVNANVVAQIPAGRRIDAAAIVYEMHRAVDRFDEFALSAALDRLLSSHRLEEALRDGLMPFLVQLGGRWERGEVSVAHEHFATQLIRRRLDSYSLMWADGDGPLVVLACPPGEQHDFPLLVLGVLLARSGWRIRYIGQETPVADLAQACSILQPDLVVMAATRDTTFRRSLDELRDLARSYRLLIGGRGATETICADLGVEAMSQDVVAAASALIDESGRTGRSDSDAAAQLVG